CATTTACAATAAAAAGGAGTGTTTGAAAACATGAAAGCATCGAGGTATTTAGGTTTGGCTGTGATGTTTTTGCTGTTAGGGTTGCTGTTTGGCTGTTCCGGGAAGAAAAGCGGTGATTTGCCTGCCGGCGGGGAAATATCGGTATTTGCAGGTTCTGCCAGCAAGCCGCCGCTGGAGGAACTCGCTGCAGGTTTCACTGCAAAAACCGGGGTTAAGGTAAATATAACTTTCGGCGGTTCAGGGAGCGTTCTGAGCCAGATGAAGTTAAGCAAGCAGGGAGACATTTACCTGCCCGGGTCATCCGACTTTATGGAACTGGCCAAAAAAGAGGGAGTGGTGGCAGCCGATACAGAAAAAATTCTCGTTTATCTGTTACCTGCCATAAATGTTCCTAAAGGCAACCCGGCAGGCATTAAACAATTGGCAGACCTGGCGAAGCCGGGGGTAAAGGTGGGCATAGCCCGGCCGGATACCGTGTGCGTGGGTCTCTACGGGGCAGAAGTGCTTGAACAAGCCGGCCTGGCAGATCAGGTCAAGAAAAATATTGTTACATATGTGGAGAGTTGTGAAAAAACCGCCAATCTTGTGGCACTCAAGCAGGTAGACGCGGTAATGGGCTGGGATGTCTTTGCTTCCTGGGACCCTGAAAAAATTGAGACAATTTACTTGCCGCCCGAAAAGGTAAAAAGGATCGGCTATATACCTGTGGCTGTTTCCAGTTACGCCGCCAGGAAAGACCTTGCCCTTCAGTTTATTGACTACTTAACCTCTGAAGAAGGTAAGAAAGTGTTTAAAAAGTGGGGTTACCTGACCACTGAAGAAGACGCGCGCAAATTTGCTCCAAATGCTCAAGTTGGCGGTGAATACAGTTTGCAGTCAAGCTGGTAGAGGTGAAAAATGCTGGCAGGCAAAAGAGGACCAAATGAAGTGCAGGCTAAAGGCCGCATCGATCCGTTTAACCTTACAACTGCAGGCATATTAGGTGTTGTTGTAATATACCTTTTGCTGCTCCTTTTTTCGCAAGTGCCGTATTTAAACCACAGCGTGCTGCTGGAAAGCCTGCGGGACGAAGAAATATGGTTTGCCGTCAGCCTTTCGTTAAAAACTTCGGTGGCTGCCTCATGCCTGGCAGTTTTTCTGGGTACTCCGGTGGCCTATCTGCTTTCCCGGAATGATTTTCCGGGCAAGGCGTTCATCGATACTTTGCTGGATTTGCCTACCATATTGTCGCCGGTTGCCCTGGGGGCAATCATGTTGATATTTTTCAACCAGCCTCCCGGCCTGTGGATTCAGGAAAATATCGGGCCGGTTGTTTTCAGCGCCGCAGGCATAGTGGTGGCCCAGACCACCATCACCCTGGCCATTGCGGTGAGGCTTATCAAGGCGGTCTTTGATGCCATCGACCCCTATTACGAGATAGCGGCCCGTGTTTTGGGAGAAAGCAGGCTCGGAGCCTTCCGGCGGGTGACTTTGCCAATGGCCCGGCAGGGAATTATTTCAGCATTTATCCTTGCCTGGGCGCGGGCCCTGGGCGAGTTCGGGGCCACCGTCACGCTGGCCGGGGCAACAAAATACAAGACGGAGACGCTTCCCATAGCCATATATTTAAACCTGGCCAACGTGAAGATAGAAAAGGCCGTGGTAACAATCTGGATTCTCCTGCTCATGTCATATCTTGTTTTGCTTCTGGTGCGTTACCTGAACAGAAAGAAAGGGGTATATCTTTAATGCTTCGCTTGAACGGAGTAGAGGTTGAGCTGCAGGATTTCCGGCTGAAAGACACTTCCTTTCAAGTAGAACCTGGAAAGTGCCTGGTTATTGTAGGCCCTTCAGGGGCGGGCAAGACCATCCTTCTGGATACCATAGCCGGCGTTCACCGGCCCAAGAGAGGAAGCATTATTTTAGAAGGGCAGGACATTACATATACTTTGCCTGAGCAGAGAAAGATCGGTTATCTTCCCCAGAGTTTGGCCCTATTTCCTCATTTATCCGTGATGGACAATATTTTATTCGGGGCCAGGGCGCGAAAACTTCCGCTGGATCAGGCCAGGGCCAGGGCCAGGGAGCTGGCTGCCCTGCTTAAAATTGAGCACCTCCTTGACAGGCGCTCTCCTCTGACGCTCAGCGGAGGCGAGAAGCAGAGGGTGGCCCTGGCCAGAACACTGCTGGTGCAGCCTTCGGTGGTCCTGCTGGACGAACCTTTTTCGGCCCTGGACGGCTTTATCAGGAAAAAGCTGGTGCTTTACCTTAAAGAAGTGTTTACAACCCTTAAGACAACTGCCGTCTACGTAACCCATGATTTGCAGGAGGCATTTTTGCTGGGCGACCACATAGGGGTAATGCTGGACGGGAAATTGCAGCAGGTGGGAACGCGGGAAGAAGTGTACTACCGCCCTGCAACGCTGGGGATAGCAACTCTTTTTGCAGGCTGCAACCGGTTTAAAGGCAAAATAATCGACAACATCCCGGGCACTTCCCTGGTGGTGAAAACTCCCGGGGGCTTCACTTTTGAGCTGCCCTGGAAGGAGAATTTGAAAAAGGGGCAAAAGGTGATATTTGGCATAAACCCGCGCGAGGTGGCCGTAACACCTGAAGACAACTTCGCGTCGGCAGGGGGTAAGGCCAATATTCTGCAAGCAACCGTTAAAAAAATGTTCACCAGTTTTGACAGTTGTTTTGTATTTCTTGCTTTAAAAGAAACCGGCGAAGAAGTTGAACTGGAAATGCCGGGCCATATTATCCGGGATAAAAATATTACCCCCGGGTCCACCTTGAGTGTGTATTTTAAAAAGGACAGCATGTGGGTTTTGCCGGAGGCAATTTAAAAAGCCTCCTATTTGGGAGGGGAGAGCTTGAATTTCTGGATCTTCCGGTAAATGGTTGCCCGGCTGATGCCCAGCGCCCGGGCGGCCTTTGTCTTTCCCTCATCAGACCAGCCGTACTGTTCCAGCGCTGCCGTAATGGCCTCTTTTTCCAGTTGCGCCAGTTGTAAAAGCTGACCGCCGCCGGCAATGCCGTCACGGGTTCTTTTTCTGGCCCCTTCGCGAATGGCGGGAGGGAGGCTTTCCGGCGAAATCAAAGGCTCCTCCTCGAGGTTAACGGCGTATTCCACGGCGTAGACCAGCTCCCTGACGTTGCCCGGCCAGGGGTACTTTATGCAGGCTTCCATCGCTTCATCGGTAAAGCCTTTAATATCCTTGCCCAGGAGCCTGTTGAACCTTTTCATGTAAAAGTCGAGCAAAAGGGGTATGTCTTCCTGCCTCGTTCTCAAAGGCGGTATAACCAGGGGAATGACGCTGAGCAGGTAATACAGGTCGTCCCTGAAAAGGTTTTTCTGCACCTTTTCCTGCAGGTCGCTGTTGGTTGCGGCTATTATCCTTATTTCCACCGGGACCGGCCTGGTGCCGCCCACCCGCTCGATGACGCGCTCCTTGAGCACTCTCAGAAGTTTTGTCTGGAGGTACAGGGACATGTTTCCTACTTCATCGAGGAAAATTGTGCCTCCGTTGGCCAGTTCGAATTTACCCGGCTTGCCGCCCCGCCGGGCACCTGAAAAGGCCCCCTCGACGTACCCGAAAAGCTCAATTTCCAGAAGATTTTCCGGCATGGCGCCGCAGTTAATTGCCACAAAGGGCTTGTGCCCGTAAGGACCGGCAGAGTGAATGGCCCGGGCGAATATTTCCTTGCCCGTGCCGCTTTCGCCTACGATCAGCACGTTGGAGTTGCTGGCCGAAATTTTTTTGGCCTTGGCCTTTACCTCCAGAAGGGGCTTGCTGGCCCCCACAATGTCGTCAAAACCGATCATTTCATGAGTGTTCATGATTTCATAGGCCAGCTTTTGAGTCTCTTTAAAGTCCTGGAACGAGGCCACGACGCCGGCCACCTGGCCGTTTTTAACCTTTATCGGCTTGGCCGTGCTCAAAAGGTGAAGCTTGCGCCCTTCATAGTTGATAAATACCTCTTTTGAGTTAAAGCCTATACCGTCCTGCAAAACTGACGACAGGGGCAGGGATGGGAACAGGATTTTTGAGTCCTTCCCAATTACCTGCTCTTTCTTGGCTCCGAAGATCCTTTCTGCGGAACGGTTGAAATGCGTAATACAGCCGTCCCTGTCAACAGCCATAACCCCTTCGCCAACTGCATCCACCACCGCTTCAAGCCGGTTGGCCAGGACCGTCCGCTCGGCC
The window above is part of the Pelotomaculum thermopropionicum SI genome. Proteins encoded here:
- the CysA gene encoding ABC-type sulfate/molybdate transport systems, ATPase component translates to MLRLNGVEVELQDFRLKDTSFQVEPGKCLVIVGPSGAGKTILLDTIAGVHRPKRGSIILEGQDITYTLPEQRKIGYLPQSLALFPHLSVMDNILFGARARKLPLDQARARARELAALLKIEHLLDRRSPLTLSGGEKQRVALARTLLVQPSVVLLDEPFSALDGFIRKKLVLYLKEVFTTLKTTAVYVTHDLQEAFLLGDHIGVMLDGKLQQVGTREEVYYRPATLGIATLFAGCNRFKGKIIDNIPGTSLVVKTPGGFTFELPWKENLKKGQKVIFGINPREVAVTPEDNFASAGGKANILQATVKKMFTSFDSCFVFLALKETGEEVELEMPGHIIRDKNITPGSTLSVYFKKDSMWVLPEAI
- the ModA gene encoding ABC-type molybdate transport system, periplasmic component is translated as MKASRYLGLAVMFLLLGLLFGCSGKKSGDLPAGGEISVFAGSASKPPLEELAAGFTAKTGVKVNITFGGSGSVLSQMKLSKQGDIYLPGSSDFMELAKKEGVVAADTEKILVYLLPAINVPKGNPAGIKQLADLAKPGVKVGIARPDTVCVGLYGAEVLEQAGLADQVKKNIVTYVESCEKTANLVALKQVDAVMGWDVFASWDPEKIETIYLPPEKVKRIGYIPVAVSSYAARKDLALQFIDYLTSEEGKKVFKKWGYLTTEEDARKFAPNAQVGGEYSLQSSW
- the RocR gene encoding transcriptional regulator (containing PAS, AAA-type ATPase, and DNA-binding domains), which produces MSRLALVSENGQKVAEAIATVLKVEVEIIDTDLVRVAGTGIVRYDVGTRLLRGLVNKHVLQTGSHIFIREAGFHEICLSCPLTGRCFYKASIVYPITVESEVIGTISLIAFDVAQKETLCKNTDSLIEFIGRMADLISSKVVEQEIMAERTVLANRLEAVVDAVGEGVMAVDRDGCITHFNRSAERIFGAKKEQVIGKDSKILFPSLPLSSVLQDGIGFNSKEVFINYEGRKLHLLSTAKPIKVKNGQVAGVVASFQDFKETQKLAYEIMNTHEMIGFDDIVGASKPLLEVKAKAKKISASNSNVLIVGESGTGKEIFARAIHSAGPYGHKPFVAINCGAMPENLLEIELFGYVEGAFSGARRGGKPGKFELANGGTIFLDEVGNMSLYLQTKLLRVLKERVIERVGGTRPVPVEIRIIAATNSDLQEKVQKNLFRDDLYYLLSVIPLVIPPLRTRQEDIPLLLDFYMKRFNRLLGKDIKGFTDEAMEACIKYPWPGNVRELVYAVEYAVNLEEEPLISPESLPPAIREGARKRTRDGIAGGGQLLQLAQLEKEAITAALEQYGWSDEGKTKAARALGISRATIYRKIQKFKLSPPK
- the CysU gene encoding ABC-type sulfate transport system, permease component, whose product is MLAGKRGPNEVQAKGRIDPFNLTTAGILGVVVIYLLLLLFSQVPYLNHSVLLESLRDEEIWFAVSLSLKTSVAASCLAVFLGTPVAYLLSRNDFPGKAFIDTLLDLPTILSPVALGAIMLIFFNQPPGLWIQENIGPVVFSAAGIVVAQTTITLAIAVRLIKAVFDAIDPYYEIAARVLGESRLGAFRRVTLPMARQGIISAFILAWARALGEFGATVTLAGATKYKTETLPIAIYLNLANVKIEKAVVTIWILLLMSYLVLLLVRYLNRKKGVYL